DNA from Bordetella genomosp. 13:
TGTCGCCGCTGGAGATCAGGTTGCCCTGGTCGACCTGGCGCAGGCCCAGGCGCCCGTCGATGGGCGCCGTGATGCGGGCATAGTCCAACTGCAGTTGGGCGTTGTCGACGGCGGCCTGGTCGCTTTTCAGGGTGCCCTCGTACTGGCGCACCAGCGCGATCTGCGTATCGAGCTGCTGCCGGGGAATGGAATCCTGCTTGAACAGCGTCTGATAGCGCTGCAGGTCGCGCCGGGCGTTCTCGAGTTGGGCGCGGTTCTGCTGCTGATTGCCCTGCGCCTGGGCCAACGCCACCTGGAACGGCCGCGGATCCACCTGTGCGAGCAGGTCGCCCGCCTTCACCATCTGCCCTTCCTTGAACGCCACCTTGACCAGTTCGCCATCCACGCGGCTGCGTACCGTGACGGTGTTGTAGGCGGTGACCGTGCCCAGCGAGCGCAGCACAACTTCGATCTCCTGCGAGCGCGCCGCGGTCACCTTGACGGGCACGGGCAGGTCGGCCATGGCGGCGGGGCCGCCCGCCATGGGCCCGCGCATGCGGCCGCCGGGACCTGCCTGCTGCGGCGCGTCGGTGGGCCGCAGGAACCACCACAGCGCGACGGCGGCGACCATGATGACGAGCATGGTCGCGAGCAGGCGGCGACGCGAGCGACGCGGCGCGGTGGCGGGGTGATTCTCAGGCATAGGGCATCCGGCATGAACGACGAGTGGCGCTATTGTCCAACACGGCGCCGCCCGGGGACGAGCAGTTGAAATTAAACGCAACAGGAATCAGCTGGAGGCCGAGGCCCGCACGTTTCGCCGTCAGTCGGCCACAAGGGGGGGCGCCACCCCGGGGAACGGGTCGGCGTGGAGTCGGACAGCAAAAGCGGGGCCCGGGTTCCGGAGACTAGGCCGAGCACAGCGACAGCTGGAACGGCACGTCGCGCGAGACGGGCTGAGGCTTGAGCTCGCCGTCCTGGGTGGAGAAGCGGATCCAGATCATGTACTTGTTGGCGCTGATCTCGGGAAACACCCCGTGCACGGGGTCGACCCAGACGCGCAGCAGCTGATGGACCTTGCCGCCCAGCATTTGCTGATAGGCGCCCTGCTCTGCCGTGATGGGGCCCTTGCGGCCCGATTCGCGCAACAAGCGCAAGGCCATCGCCAACCCTTCGCACAGCGGCAGCAGCGGGGCGCTCCAGGCCTGGAGATCGGCGTGGCGGACCTCGGCGGGCTTGTGCTGCCACGCATGATAGGAAGGCATGTCGACCTGGCTGGCGCCGCCCGGCACGGCCAGCCGGCCGCGCAGGCTGACCAGCCATTCGTTCTCGCGCAGCGCCTGGCCCGTCTTGCCCTGCGCCGACAGGGCGCCGGCCACGCGCTCCATGTCGCGCAGCATGTCGTCCAGCGTCTGCTGGGCCACATCGGGATGGTCGCGCAGGCCGGCCAGGGCCAGCCGCTGGCGTTCCAGGTCTTGCAGCACCGAGGTCTTCACGTCGGTGCGTTCGCAGGTTTCCAGGATGTCGAACAGCGTGGACACCGCGATCTGATGCTGGCGGATGTCGTCGCCACGCGCGAAGAAGAACAACCTGTCGAAAAGATATTCCAGCCGGAGATAGGCCCGGATACGCTCGTTGAAAGGATATTCGTAAAGAATCACTCGCTGCAGGCCCGTGGGTGACCGGCCGGGAGGCCGGAAAAGATTTCAGGCGGCGTGCCCGGGATTGCCCGGAGGCCGGCCCGCGACCGCCGCCAATTCGATCCAGCGATCGTGCATGCGCCGCGCCCGCGCGTGCAACATGTCGGGGGTGGTGGCGCCGTCGTTGACGATGACATCGTCGGCGGCAGCCAGCCGGGTCGCCCGCGCGGCCTGTGCCGCCATGATACGCCGTATGGCGTCAGGAGTCAGCCCGCTGCGGGCCTGCACCCGGGCGACTTGCGTCTCGGGGTCGCAGTCGACCACGCAGATGCGATCGACCCGGTCGCGCCAGCGGCCCGACTCGACCAGCAGCGGCACCACATACACCACATAGGCCCCGCGCGCCTGGCTTGCCGCCTGGCGAGTGTGCGTGTCTATCATGGGGTGCAGCAGGGCCTGCAGGCGCTCGCGCTCGGCGGGTTGCGCGAACACCAGGTCGCGCATCCAGGCCCGGTCGAGCGCACCCCGCGCATCGACGGCACGGTCTCCGAAGGCGGCGCGCAGCGCCGGCATGGCCGCGCCATCCGGACCGGTAAGCGCGTGCGCGATCTGGTCCGTGTCGATGACCGCCGCGCCCCATTCGCCCAGCAGGTCCGCCACGCGCGACTTGCCCGAACCGATCCCGCCGGTCAATCCAATGCTGTACATAGTAGGGGTCGCTTCATCCATAGACGCCCAGCCACGGCGGTTGGCCCGCGGCCAGCAGCATCAGGATACCGCCTGCGGCGAGGTACGGGCCGAAGGGCAGCGGCTCGCCCTGCTGTACACGGCCCGCCAGCCGCAGCGTGACGCCGACCGCGACGCCGGCCAGCGATGCCCCCAGCAGCAGCCAGGGCAGCGCGGCAAGCCCCAGCCAGGCGCCCAGCGCCGCCATCAGCTTGAAGTCGCCATAGCCCATGCCCTCGCGCCCGGTGATCAGGCGGAAACCGTGGAACACGACCCACAGGAACAGGTAGCCCGCCACCGCGCCCAGCACCGACAGCGACAGCGGCGCCAGGCCGCCATCCAAATTGACCAGCAGGCCGGCCCAGGCCAGCGGCAGGGTGATCGCGTCAGGCAGCAGCCCCGTTTCGAAGTCGATCCACGCGAGCACCAGCAGCGCGGCCACCAGCCCCATGGCGCACAGGGCCATGGGCGTGGGTCCGAAGCGCCATGCGCACGCGGCGAACAACACCGCGGCGGCGATTTCCATGGCCGGATAGCGCCAGCCGATTTCCTGCCGGCAGTCGCCGCAGCGGCCGCGCAGGGACAGCCAGCCCAGCAGCGGGATCGCGCGCCTGCCGCGCACCGGCGCGCGGCAGGCCGGGCAATGCCAGCCGGGCCGCAGCAGGCCGTATGGCTCGGAGGGCACCACGGGCGCGTCCTGCTGCAGCTGCGCCTGCCACTCGCGTTCCATGATGCGCGGCAGGCGATGCGCCACCGCGCCCAGCAGCCCGCCCACGGCCAGGCCGAACAAGGCCGCCAGCGCAATCGCGAGGCCGGGATCCACGGAATAGGTATGCCACATGGGTCAGCTGATGGTGAAGGAAAGTTGCCGCGCACGGACGCCGCATTATTCCGGCTGCGCGGCGATTCATCAAACGCCACGGCGGACGAGCAATGCCCCCACGGAGTGGAGTTGTGAATTACCGGATCCTGCGAGAAGTGCGTAGAATCCCGGACATAGGTATACGACCCCGTATCCTGCATTGATCGCCTCATCCGGACGAGCTGCCATGTCTTCCGCCTTTGCTCGCGTTATGCGCCTTCGGCCCGTGGCCGCCCCCGCACTGCTGCTGGCCACGCCTCTGCTGGCGGCAGGCTGTGCCCAGTTCGGCAGCGCCGGCTACTACGATCCGCCCGCCGAAAGCAGCACCACCGACGCGCAATACCAGGCCCAGGGCGCGGGCTACCGCAGCGTGGTGCATGCGCCCTCGCAACTGCAGATCGACCTGAGGCCCGACCCGCCCCGCCGCCAGGCCGCGCAAGCGGACCAGGCCCAGGGCGCGCAAGCTCCGTCCACCGCCGCTCCGCTGGACGCCTCGGCCAACCCGGCGCTGGCCGACACGCCCGTGCCGCCGGTGCCTCCGGGCGGCGCCAACGCACGCATGGTGCCCAACCGCACGGCGGCCGCGGCGCCCGCCGGCGATGCGGCCAACCCGGTCAACCCCGAAGCCTACGCGTTCATGCCGCAGGCCCAGACCTACATGGGCACGTTCCCGTGCTTTGCGCGGTCGATGCAGTGCCAGGCCGACGCGCAGCGCGTGACGCTGACGCTGGCGCCCAACGGACGCTGGCGCGCCCGCACGGTGGCCCTGGACGGCCAGGCCAAGCCGGTGGCCGAGCAAGGCTGCTGGAACGTGACCAACGAGCGGCCCGCACGAGTGCTGCTTCTGGACAGCACGGGCAATACCCGCGCCGAACTGCTGGCCACGGCCAACAACGTGCTGCGCGTGCGCTCGGTGCTGGGCAATACCCCCACGCTGGACTACAGCCTGACGCGCCAGCCCGACCTGGACGCGATCGACGAGCTGGTCAAGCAACCTGCCCCGGCCTGCCACTGACGCCAAAGTGCTGCCCGCGATGCGGGCACAGGGCGCACGCGAGCTCGAGCGCGCTGCGCACGCCCATCTTGCGAAAGATGCGCGCGCGGTGCGCCTCCGCAGTGCGCATGGAGATGCCGAAATCGATGGCGATGACCTTGTTGGGACGCCCCTGGGCGATGTAGCCCACCAGTTGGCGTTCGCGCGGGGTGAGCTCTGGCCGCGGATCGGCCTGGGAACGGACACTGCAATGCATGCTTGCCTCCGGTGCAATATGCTGTTGCAGGCAAGTTTGCCCGCAGGCCGAGGCGACGGAAACTGCCGATTTTGGCAGGTGTTCCAGTCCTACCTTCGGCCGCCCGCTCAAAGCTCCAGGTTGTCGATCAGGCGCGTCGCGCCCAGCTTGGCCGCGCCCAGCGCCACCAGCGGCTCGCCCGCCTGCATGTCGGCGGCCGTGGGCGCCTGCAGGTCGCGCTGGCGGCGCACCGAGACATAGTCCACCTGCCAGCCGCGCTCCGCCAGGCCTCGCGCGGCCTCGGCCTCGAGCGCCGCGGCGTCCTGCGCGCCGCCTCGCACCCGGTCGCGTATGGCCTGCAGCGCCGCATACAGGGCGGGCGCCTCGGCGCGCTCGGCCGCGCCGAGGTAGCGGTTGCGCGAGGACAGCGCCAGGCCGTCTTCCGCGCGCACCGTCTCGTGCGCCAGGATGTCCACCGGCAGCTGGAACTGGCGGCACATGCTGCGCACCACCATCAGCTGCTGGTAGTCC
Protein-coding regions in this window:
- a CDS encoding MdtA/MuxA family multidrug efflux RND transporter periplasmic adaptor subunit codes for the protein MPENHPATAPRRSRRRLLATMLVIMVAAVALWWFLRPTDAPQQAGPGGRMRGPMAGGPAAMADLPVPVKVTAARSQEIEVVLRSLGTVTAYNTVTVRSRVDGELVKVAFKEGQMVKAGDLLAQVDPRPFQVALAQAQGNQQQNRAQLENARRDLQRYQTLFKQDSIPRQQLDTQIALVRQYEGTLKSDQAAVDNAQLQLDYARITAPIDGRLGLRQVDQGNLISSGDTNGLVVITQTQPISVLFTLPETQLPQVLAQVRAGNTLRVEAYDRADTTRLAVGQLETIDNQIDVTTGTVKLKARFANADQSLFPNQFVNARLLVETRPQVTAIPTAAVQQGSAGAFVFVAKPDNTVEVRQVELGPVNGDWVAVNKGMQPGENVVVEGTDRLRAGARIDIVTPQTAIPATPGSQTGADAPASGQQRNGNRRVR
- the zapD gene encoding cell division protein ZapD is translated as MILYEYPFNERIRAYLRLEYLFDRLFFFARGDDIRQHQIAVSTLFDILETCERTDVKTSVLQDLERQRLALAGLRDHPDVAQQTLDDMLRDMERVAGALSAQGKTGQALRENEWLVSLRGRLAVPGGASQVDMPSYHAWQHKPAEVRHADLQAWSAPLLPLCEGLAMALRLLRESGRKGPITAEQGAYQQMLGGKVHQLLRVWVDPVHGVFPEISANKYMIWIRFSTQDGELKPQPVSRDVPFQLSLCSA
- the coaE gene encoding dephospho-CoA kinase (Dephospho-CoA kinase (CoaE) performs the final step in coenzyme A biosynthesis.); protein product: MYSIGLTGGIGSGKSRVADLLGEWGAAVIDTDQIAHALTGPDGAAMPALRAAFGDRAVDARGALDRAWMRDLVFAQPAERERLQALLHPMIDTHTRQAASQARGAYVVYVVPLLVESGRWRDRVDRICVVDCDPETQVARVQARSGLTPDAIRRIMAAQAARATRLAAADDVIVNDGATTPDMLHARARRMHDRWIELAAVAGRPPGNPGHAA
- a CDS encoding prepilin peptidase, with amino-acid sequence MWHTYSVDPGLAIALAALFGLAVGGLLGAVAHRLPRIMEREWQAQLQQDAPVVPSEPYGLLRPGWHCPACRAPVRGRRAIPLLGWLSLRGRCGDCRQEIGWRYPAMEIAAAVLFAACAWRFGPTPMALCAMGLVAALLVLAWIDFETGLLPDAITLPLAWAGLLVNLDGGLAPLSLSVLGAVAGYLFLWVVFHGFRLITGREGMGYGDFKLMAALGAWLGLAALPWLLLGASLAGVAVGVTLRLAGRVQQGEPLPFGPYLAAGGILMLLAAGQPPWLGVYG
- a CDS encoding LuxR C-terminal-related transcriptional regulator codes for the protein MHCSVRSQADPRPELTPRERQLVGYIAQGRPNKVIAIDFGISMRTAEAHRARIFRKMGVRSALELACALCPHRGQHFGVSGRPGQVA